One part of the Halobacteria archaeon AArc-dxtr1 genome encodes these proteins:
- a CDS encoding IclR family transcriptional regulator C-terminal domain-containing protein, producing MPSPRCKTKRNVSSSGSSWSQCARRKSDPRSPTQGRVEAILEHHGTPEVTESTVTSREQLYDELETIWQRGYAKDNGERVEGMRCIGAPILDSSGDILGALSVSGPMSRLEGESFEREIPKAVLSAANVIEVNMAHA from the coding sequence ATGCCGTCACCGAGGTGCAAAACGAAACGAAACGTGTCGAGCAGCGGCTCCTCTTGGAGTCAGTGCGCTAGACGGAAAAGCGATCCTCGCTCACCTACCCAAGGTCGCGTCGAGGCGATCCTCGAACACCACGGCACGCCAGAGGTGACCGAGAGCACGGTGACCAGCCGCGAGCAACTCTACGATGAACTCGAGACGATCTGGCAGCGAGGGTACGCGAAAGACAACGGTGAACGCGTAGAAGGCATGCGATGTATCGGTGCTCCGATTCTCGATTCGAGTGGCGACATTCTCGGTGCTCTGAGCGTCTCCGGGCCGATGAGCCGCCTCGAGGGCGAGAGCTTCGAACGGGAGATTCCGAAAGCCGTGCTGAGTGCGGCGAACGTCATCGAGGTCAACATGGCCCACGCGTAG